One Manihot esculenta cultivar AM560-2 chromosome 18, M.esculenta_v8, whole genome shotgun sequence genomic window carries:
- the LOC122722528 gene encoding ubiquitin C-terminal hydrolase 12-like: MLVHYNQTSDILYYEVLDIPLPELQGLKNLKVAFHHATKDEVVIHNIRLPKQSTVGDVINELRTKVELSHPNAELRLLEVFYHKIYKIFPHNEKIENINDQYWTLRAEEIPEEEKSLGPHDRLIHVYHFTKETAQNQMQVQNFGEPFFLVIHEGETLAEVKSRIQKKLQVPDEEFAKWKFAFLSLGRPEYLQDSDIVFTRFQRRDVYGAWEQYLGLEHSDNTPKRSYAVNQNRHTFEKPVKIYN, encoded by the exons ATGTTAGTTCACTATAACCAG ACATCTGATATTTTATACTATGAAGTTCTGGATATCCCTCTTCCAGAATTGCAAGGTTTGAAAAATCTGAAAGTTGCTTTCCATCATGCTACTAAAGATGAG GTGGTAATTCATAATATTAGATTACCTAAACAGAGCACTGTGGGGGATGTGATTAATGAACTTAGAACAAAG GTAGAGTTGTCTCACCCAAATGCAGAACTTCGTCTTCTTGAAGTTTTCTATCACAAGATTTACAAG ATCTTTCCTCataatgaaaaaattgaaaatataaatgacCAGTACTGGACACTGCGTGCTGAGGAG ATTCCTGAGGAAGAGAAAAGTCTTGGACCCCATGATCGTTTGATTCATGTTTATCACTTTACAAAGGAGACGGCTCAGAATCAAATG CAAGTACAGAATTTTGGGGAGCCATTTTTCTTGGTCATCCATGAAGGTGAAACTTTAGCTGAAGTTAAATCTCGCATACAAAAGAAATTGCAGGTTCCTGATGAGGAATTTGCTAAG TGGAAATTTGCATTTCTGTCACTAGGTCGTCCAGAATATCTGCAGGATTCTGACATAGTGTTTACCCGTTTTCAG agaagagatgtttATGGTGCTTGGGAGCAGTACCTTGGGTTAGAGCATTCTGACAACACACCAAAGAGGTCTTATGCAGTAAACCAG AATCGTCATACATTTGAGAAGCCAGTTAAAATATACAATTAG